The proteins below are encoded in one region of Casimicrobium huifangae:
- a CDS encoding RNA polymerase sigma factor, which translates to MAAPPSNETDEALMLAFARGNMNAFEQLYDRHETGVWRFVFRSVQNQAVADDLVQELWFAVARTAASYEPTAKFKTWLFTMARNRVIDHARTAKNHTSIDAENDDGESMFSDLAADSRLGPLRQVTSREQAKALLAAIEQLPPDQREAFLLQAEGDMSVDDIAAATGVSFETAKSRLRYARNKLKELLADFAEVRA; encoded by the coding sequence ATGGCCGCGCCACCTTCCAACGAGACTGATGAAGCCCTGATGCTGGCGTTTGCGCGAGGCAATATGAACGCGTTCGAACAGCTCTATGACCGTCACGAAACCGGCGTCTGGCGCTTCGTTTTCCGCAGCGTGCAGAATCAGGCTGTGGCCGACGATCTGGTTCAGGAGCTCTGGTTCGCTGTCGCCCGTACGGCGGCGAGCTATGAACCCACTGCCAAGTTCAAGACCTGGCTGTTCACGATGGCGCGCAACCGCGTGATTGACCACGCCCGCACCGCGAAAAACCACACCAGTATCGACGCCGAGAACGACGATGGCGAATCGATGTTCTCCGACCTTGCCGCCGATTCCCGCCTCGGCCCGCTGCGGCAGGTGACGTCGCGCGAGCAGGCAAAAGCGCTGCTCGCCGCCATTGAACAACTGCCGCCCGACCAGCGCGAAGCTTTCCTGCTGCAGGCCGAAGGCGACATGAGCGTGGATGACATTGCAGCCGCCACCGGTGTCTCGTTCGAAACAGCAAAGAGCCGCCTGCGCTACGCGCGCAACAAGCTGAAGGAACTGCTCGCCGATTTCGCGGAGGTGCGCGCATGA
- a CDS encoding acyl-CoA dehydrogenase: MSTYHAPVKEYRLLLETIAPLSELSALPHFAEATPDTVFAIIEESAKFANEVLDPLNWSGDQEGARHNPADNSVSTPKGFKTAYDAYCAMGGAALPMPEAFGGLGMPRSLITLTDEMVHSSNMSFGLLPMLTQGAIEALLLAGSDELKQIFVPKMVSGEWTGTMNLTEPQAGSDLALVKTRAEPQPDGTFRIFGTKIFITFGEHDFTENIVHLVLARLPDAPEGVKGISLFAVPKFLVNKDGSLGARNDAQCVSIEHKLGIHGSPTCVMQFGDAGGAVGYVVGEVNRGLEYMFVMMNLARFGVGLQGVGIAERAYQRAVAFARERVQSRDVGAPKNPSVPIIRHPDVRRMLLRMRAQTEAARALAIATGYAFDLAEAHPDAEVRKANQAFVELMIPVHKGWATEMAQDVTYQGIQVHGGMGFVEETGAAQHYRDARITTIYEGTTAIQANDLVGRKMAREGGVTAKALITTMRAFCAELAKSSNPHLKASHKRLVEGIDAVERAVEFNLGNFNQNVRACFAGSVPMVKLFGIVCGGWQLARVALAAEQRINAGSDDRAFLEAKIATMRYFADTMIPEAIAAAEVIVNGSEGTLALAEAAF; encoded by the coding sequence ATGAGCACTTATCACGCCCCCGTCAAAGAGTATCGTCTTCTTCTCGAAACCATCGCGCCGCTGAGCGAGCTGTCGGCGCTGCCGCATTTCGCTGAAGCGACGCCGGACACGGTGTTCGCGATCATTGAAGAGTCGGCCAAGTTTGCCAACGAGGTACTTGATCCACTGAACTGGTCAGGCGATCAGGAAGGTGCGAGGCACAATCCCGCCGACAACTCGGTATCGACGCCCAAAGGCTTCAAGACGGCCTATGACGCCTATTGCGCCATGGGCGGCGCAGCGCTGCCGATGCCGGAGGCGTTTGGTGGCCTTGGCATGCCGCGCTCGCTGATCACGCTGACTGACGAGATGGTGCATTCGTCGAACATGAGCTTCGGCCTGCTGCCGATGCTGACCCAAGGCGCCATCGAGGCACTGCTGCTGGCCGGCTCGGATGAGCTCAAGCAGATCTTTGTTCCGAAGATGGTGAGCGGCGAATGGACCGGCACCATGAACCTGACCGAGCCGCAGGCAGGCTCTGATCTGGCGCTGGTCAAAACCCGTGCCGAACCGCAACCCGATGGCACCTTCAGGATTTTCGGCACCAAGATCTTCATCACCTTCGGCGAGCACGATTTCACCGAGAACATCGTGCATCTGGTGCTGGCCCGCCTGCCCGATGCACCAGAGGGCGTGAAGGGTATCTCGCTGTTCGCAGTGCCGAAGTTCCTGGTTAACAAAGATGGTTCGCTGGGTGCCCGCAACGATGCACAGTGCGTGTCGATCGAACACAAGCTGGGCATTCACGGCTCACCCACCTGCGTGATGCAGTTCGGCGACGCCGGCGGTGCGGTTGGCTACGTGGTCGGCGAGGTCAATCGCGGCCTTGAATACATGTTCGTCATGATGAATCTGGCACGCTTCGGCGTCGGCCTGCAAGGCGTGGGTATCGCCGAGCGCGCCTACCAGCGCGCCGTCGCCTTCGCCCGCGAGCGCGTGCAGTCGCGCGATGTCGGTGCGCCGAAGAATCCGTCGGTACCGATCATCCGTCACCCCGACGTACGCCGCATGCTGCTGCGCATGCGGGCGCAGACCGAGGCGGCACGCGCGCTGGCGATTGCCACCGGCTACGCATTCGATCTCGCTGAGGCCCATCCCGACGCCGAAGTGCGCAAGGCCAATCAGGCCTTCGTTGAACTCATGATTCCCGTGCACAAGGGCTGGGCCACCGAGATGGCGCAGGACGTCACCTATCAGGGCATTCAGGTCCACGGTGGCATGGGCTTCGTCGAGGAAACCGGCGCCGCCCAGCACTACCGCGACGCCCGCATCACCACGATCTACGAGGGCACCACTGCCATTCAGGCCAACGATCTCGTCGGCCGCAAGATGGCGCGTGAAGGCGGCGTCACTGCCAAGGCACTGATCACGACCATGCGTGCATTCTGCGCAGAGCTGGCGAAATCGTCCAACCCGCATCTGAAAGCCTCGCACAAGCGCCTGGTCGAAGGCATTGATGCCGTTGAACGCGCGGTGGAATTCAATCTTGGCAACTTCAACCAGAACGTCCGCGCCTGCTTCGCGGGCTCGGTGCCGATGGTGAAGCTGTTCGGCATCGTCTGCGGCGGCTGGCAACTGGCGCGCGTCGCGCTGGCAGCCGAACAGCGCATCAACGCGGGCAGCGATGACCGCGCATTCCTTGAAGCGAAGATCGCAACGATGCGCTACTTCGCTGACACCATGATCCCGGAGGCGATTGCCGCAGCCGAGGTGATCGTCAACGGCTCGGAAGGCACGTTGGCGCTGGCGGAAGCCGCGTTCTGA
- a CDS encoding DUF2189 domain-containing protein encodes MNEPPTPHHLPSSPQTLARRRDRMAAIVVHSVSPTRPFHWMARAGRDFIACRWVSVAHGIAVAIFGAALFALARDRFWLLAGAFSGFLVVAPVLATGLYALSRALERGEPADMALLLRTWTHWGVNRRSDPASYWCLVRFGLLLALAGTGWVLTSAAFITLFSPVPIATPEDFVRHIVLSPDHFVFEAWLTMGGVLAAPVFASSVISMPLLLDRHVNALDAVLVSWRVVLTNPVTMALWAAMLMIFTFCGFVTALLGMIVIVPMLGHASWHAYRDLVDATAIPERIAPAAPDATRVSA; translated from the coding sequence GTGAACGAGCCTCCCACTCCCCACCACTTGCCATCGTCCCCGCAAACGCTCGCCCGGCGGCGTGATCGCATGGCGGCAATCGTCGTGCACTCGGTCAGCCCAACCCGGCCCTTTCACTGGATGGCACGTGCGGGTCGCGATTTCATCGCTTGTCGTTGGGTCAGCGTGGCTCATGGCATCGCAGTAGCTATCTTCGGCGCCGCGCTGTTCGCGCTGGCACGCGACCGCTTCTGGTTGCTCGCTGGCGCGTTCTCCGGCTTCCTCGTCGTCGCGCCGGTATTGGCAACCGGCCTTTACGCGCTCAGCCGTGCACTGGAGCGCGGCGAGCCGGCCGACATGGCGCTACTGCTGCGCACCTGGACACACTGGGGCGTCAACCGCCGCTCGGACCCGGCCAGCTACTGGTGCCTCGTGCGCTTCGGCCTGCTTCTAGCGCTCGCGGGCACCGGCTGGGTCCTCACCTCGGCGGCGTTCATCACACTCTTCTCACCCGTACCCATCGCAACGCCCGAAGACTTCGTGCGCCACATCGTGCTGTCACCGGATCACTTTGTGTTCGAGGCCTGGCTCACCATGGGTGGTGTCCTTGCCGCGCCGGTGTTTGCCTCCAGCGTGATCTCAATGCCGCTCCTGCTCGACCGCCACGTCAACGCACTCGATGCGGTGCTGGTCAGTTGGCGAGTCGTCCTCACCAATCCGGTCACAATGGCGCTGTGGGCCGCGATGCTGATGATCTTTACGTTCTGCGGCTTCGTCACTGCCCTGCTCGGCATGATTGTCATCGTGCCAATGCTTGGCCATGCAAGCTGGCACGCTTACCGCGATCTCGTTGATGCAACGGCGATCCCGGAACGCATCGCACCTGCTGCGCCTGACGCCACCAGGGTGTCAGCATGA
- a CDS encoding LamG domain-containing protein, whose product MKLRHVVGVLLAAVLATVSLSAAAVCQAPLSGLVNWWRAEGNGADVVGSYNGARMLGAGFAAGQHGQAFNLDGVDDYVHVGMLGNIGVNEADPFSVSLWVNALELTRNSPQVIASNYMGERGGTGDYYTYLFTVMDQLYFGVGKRQLAGITVYATLPAGWHLVTGTYDGSSVSIYVDGVLVETGTRPFSDSVPNTRGWNFGDFSPETNWSHLTLGGADRNGAFTGQLDEIQVFDRALTANEVASLYQAAGDVCGSPTPTLDIDGNALGGKYTALTDGVLALRYLLGLSGPAMTAGATGHNPARDDSAMLLHLDKMRWALDVDDSGVADAATDGLMILRYLLGFRGNALIADALGTNAGRTTPAAIESWLATLTP is encoded by the coding sequence GTGAAGTTGCGTCATGTCGTGGGTGTGTTGCTGGCTGCAGTGCTGGCGACGGTTTCGCTGTCTGCTGCTGCCGTTTGCCAGGCGCCGCTGTCCGGTCTGGTGAACTGGTGGAGGGCCGAGGGTAACGGCGCGGATGTGGTGGGGTCGTACAACGGCGCGCGCATGCTGGGGGCTGGCTTCGCGGCGGGTCAGCATGGGCAGGCGTTCAATCTGGATGGCGTTGACGACTATGTGCATGTTGGCATGCTCGGCAACATTGGTGTCAACGAGGCGGATCCGTTCTCGGTGTCGTTGTGGGTCAACGCGCTGGAACTGACCCGTAACTCACCGCAAGTCATTGCCAGCAACTACATGGGCGAGCGGGGCGGTACTGGTGACTATTACACCTACCTGTTCACCGTGATGGACCAGCTGTACTTCGGGGTTGGCAAACGTCAACTTGCTGGTATCACGGTGTACGCCACGTTGCCGGCTGGTTGGCATCTGGTGACTGGCACTTACGACGGCTCGTCTGTTTCGATCTACGTCGATGGCGTTTTGGTCGAGACCGGCACGCGCCCGTTCAGCGACTCTGTGCCCAACACTCGCGGCTGGAACTTCGGAGACTTCTCGCCGGAAACCAACTGGTCTCACCTGACGCTCGGCGGCGCAGACCGCAATGGTGCCTTCACCGGTCAGCTCGACGAGATTCAGGTGTTCGACCGGGCGCTGACGGCGAACGAGGTGGCGAGCTTGTATCAGGCTGCCGGTGACGTGTGCGGATCACCGACACCTACGCTTGATATCGACGGCAACGCGCTGGGCGGCAAATACACTGCGCTGACCGATGGCGTGCTTGCGCTGCGTTACCTGCTCGGGCTTTCCGGCCCTGCGATGACAGCGGGAGCGACAGGCCACAACCCGGCGCGCGACGACAGCGCCATGTTGCTCCATCTCGACAAGATGCGCTGGGCGCTTGATGTGGACGACAGTGGTGTCGCCGATGCAGCGACTGACGGCCTGATGATCCTGCGCTATCTGCTCGGCTTCCGCGGCAATGCGCTGATCGCCGACGCGCTCGGCACCAATGCGGGCCGGACCACGCCGGCAGCCATCGAGTCCTGGCTCGCGACGCTGACGCCGTGA
- a CDS encoding glutathione S-transferase family protein, with translation MIQLHYAPSNASITPHILLEEMGLPFELKQVDRANNAHKSAEYLKLNPNGLIPVLIDDDLVLYETAAICLYLTDKYPQFGLAPAVGTVERAHFYKWLMWMTNTLQPAVIMYFYTDRYTAATDPSAVAAIKARTQERMGAMLKQLDDQLAQSDGPWMMGEKFSVLDIYAFMLGRWTRVFEGAPPATQKASNVAFWPHLGPFMHRMLARPAVQRVVAKEGLKEPVI, from the coding sequence ATGATCCAGCTGCACTATGCACCGTCGAACGCGTCGATCACGCCGCACATCCTGCTCGAAGAGATGGGCCTGCCGTTCGAGCTGAAGCAGGTGGATCGAGCCAACAACGCGCACAAGTCCGCAGAGTACCTCAAGCTCAATCCAAATGGCCTGATTCCGGTACTGATCGATGACGATCTGGTGCTTTACGAAACAGCAGCGATCTGCCTCTACCTCACCGACAAATATCCGCAGTTTGGCTTGGCTCCGGCCGTCGGTACCGTTGAGCGAGCCCATTTTTACAAGTGGCTGATGTGGATGACCAACACGCTGCAACCAGCGGTGATCATGTACTTCTACACCGACCGCTACACCGCGGCGACTGACCCGTCTGCGGTTGCCGCCATCAAGGCCAGGACGCAGGAGCGCATGGGCGCGATGCTCAAGCAACTCGATGACCAACTGGCGCAGAGTGATGGACCGTGGATGATGGGTGAAAAATTCAGCGTACTGGACATCTACGCATTCATGCTGGGTCGCTGGACTCGAGTTTTTGAAGGCGCGCCGCCAGCCACGCAGAAAGCGAGCAACGTCGCCTTCTGGCCGCATCTCGGCCCCTTCATGCACCGCATGCTGGCCCGCCCGGCAGTACAGCGTGTGGTGGCAAAAGAAGGCCTGAAGGAGCCGGTCATCTGA
- a CDS encoding Bug family tripartite tricarboxylate transporter substrate binding protein → MQSVFASFRRLPGAVLTCAAVFGAAVSIAPVAAQAPASSFPDKPLRIVVTFTTGGAPDILARILSEKMSASWGQPVVVDNKPGAGGNPGADFVAKSPADGYTVVVGTVGTHSINPALYSKMPYDAVKDFAPITLLATTPNMLVINNDVPAKNLKDFIALGKKEGKMTFASSGSGTSIHVSGELFKTMTGIDMVHVPYKGRATAIPDVLGGRVTMMFDNMPSSLALVREGKLRALGVTSAQRSPAAPEIPTIAESGLPGFDAVSWFALFAPAGTPKPIVDKWATEVRRVLKLPDVAKRLADNGLEPVGSTPEELAAYQRAEITKWAKVVKDSGAKAD, encoded by the coding sequence ATGCAGTCAGTCTTCGCTTCGTTTCGCCGCTTGCCCGGCGCTGTCTTGACTTGCGCCGCCGTTTTCGGCGCTGCGGTATCCATCGCCCCAGTCGCTGCGCAGGCGCCCGCCAGCAGCTTCCCGGACAAACCTTTGCGCATCGTCGTCACCTTCACGACCGGCGGCGCACCCGACATCCTGGCGCGCATCCTTTCGGAAAAGATGTCCGCGAGCTGGGGGCAGCCAGTGGTGGTGGACAACAAGCCCGGCGCCGGCGGCAACCCTGGCGCCGATTTCGTCGCCAAATCGCCGGCTGATGGCTACACCGTCGTCGTCGGCACCGTCGGGACGCACTCGATCAACCCGGCGCTTTACTCAAAGATGCCGTACGACGCGGTGAAAGACTTCGCGCCGATCACGCTGCTGGCCACCACCCCCAACATGCTGGTGATCAACAACGACGTGCCGGCGAAAAACCTCAAGGACTTCATCGCGCTTGGCAAGAAGGAGGGCAAGATGACCTTCGCGTCGTCGGGCTCGGGCACTTCGATCCATGTCTCGGGTGAGCTGTTCAAGACGATGACCGGCATCGACATGGTTCATGTGCCCTACAAGGGCCGCGCAACGGCGATCCCCGACGTGCTCGGCGGCCGTGTCACCATGATGTTCGACAACATGCCGTCGAGTCTGGCGCTGGTGCGCGAAGGCAAACTGCGCGCACTGGGCGTCACCAGCGCCCAGCGCTCGCCTGCCGCACCGGAGATCCCGACGATTGCGGAGTCCGGCTTGCCAGGCTTTGATGCCGTCAGCTGGTTCGCGCTATTCGCACCGGCCGGCACGCCGAAACCCATCGTCGACAAATGGGCCACCGAGGTGCGGCGTGTGCTGAAGTTGCCGGACGTCGCCAAACGTCTCGCTGATAACGGCCTGGAACCGGTCGGCTCCACGCCGGAGGAGCTGGCGGCGTATCAGCGCGCCGAAATCACCAAGTGGGCGAAGGTGGTCAAGGATTCCGGCGCCAAGGCGGATTGA
- a CDS encoding electron transfer flavoprotein subunit beta/FixA family protein yields MKILVPVKRVVDYNVKVRVKPDNSGVDIANVKMSMNPFCEIAVEEAVRLKEKGVATEIIAVSAGVAQCQETLRNAMAIGADRGILIETDADLQPLAVAKLLKAVVDKEQPKLVVLGKQAIDDDANQTGQMLAALLGWGQATFASKVEVAGDTATVTREVDGGLETVALKLPAIITTDLRLNEPRYATLPNIMKAKKKQLDNVKPADLGVDVTPRLTTLKVEEPPKRQGGVKVADVAALIDKLKNEAKVI; encoded by the coding sequence GTGAAGATACTCGTCCCGGTCAAGCGCGTTGTGGACTACAACGTGAAAGTGCGCGTCAAGCCCGACAACTCGGGCGTCGATATCGCGAACGTCAAGATGTCGATGAATCCGTTCTGCGAAATCGCCGTTGAAGAAGCGGTTCGCCTGAAGGAAAAGGGCGTGGCGACCGAAATCATCGCCGTGTCTGCCGGTGTGGCGCAATGCCAGGAAACGCTGCGCAACGCGATGGCGATCGGCGCTGATCGCGGCATCCTGATCGAGACGGACGCCGATCTGCAACCGCTGGCGGTGGCGAAACTGCTCAAGGCAGTGGTCGACAAGGAACAGCCGAAACTGGTGGTCCTTGGCAAGCAGGCGATTGACGACGACGCCAACCAGACCGGCCAGATGCTGGCTGCGCTGCTCGGCTGGGGCCAGGCGACGTTTGCCTCCAAAGTGGAAGTTGCGGGCGACACCGCAACCGTGACCCGCGAAGTCGACGGTGGTCTCGAAACCGTCGCCCTGAAATTGCCCGCCATCATCACCACTGATCTACGCCTGAACGAGCCGCGCTACGCCACGCTGCCCAACATCATGAAGGCGAAAAAGAAGCAGCTCGACAACGTGAAGCCGGCGGACCTCGGCGTAGATGTCACGCCGCGTCTGACCACGCTGAAAGTGGAAGAGCCACCGAAGCGCCAGGGCGGTGTGAAGGTGGCCGATGTAGCCGCCCTGATCGACAAACTCAAGAATGAAGCGAAGGTGATCTGA
- a CDS encoding DUF2788 domain-containing protein produces MIFGFTEAQISWFGLTFGVGAFMLYMVFIIAQLAWESKAGKLGTFVLFLALGFGMTGFIAKQVITWILAK; encoded by the coding sequence ATGATCTTCGGCTTCACCGAGGCACAGATCTCGTGGTTCGGCCTCACCTTCGGCGTTGGCGCCTTCATGCTCTACATGGTGTTCATCATCGCCCAGCTCGCCTGGGAGAGCAAGGCAGGCAAGCTTGGTACCTTCGTTCTCTTTCTTGCCCTCGGCTTCGGCATGACCGGCTTCATCGCCAAGCAGGTCATCACCTGGATACTGGCCAAATAG
- a CDS encoding restriction endonuclease, producing the protein MNPAAQPATGFFASADLWLLVVVGLLLVIAILLLVNTLQRRRQLQRAAEVSPNPMLVPLNRLTWQQFELLVSQAFRHRGYLVGSEGKRAPDGASNMVLRKSGEYFLVHCLEWRSPSIEVTTARELHNQVRARHAAGGFIVTTGQFTRETLAFASGRNLQLIDGATLREMLNDTAGLPTGVPTTIITIGQPSEAPPVAAHR; encoded by the coding sequence ATGAACCCCGCCGCACAACCTGCCACCGGCTTTTTTGCCAGCGCTGATCTGTGGCTGCTGGTAGTGGTCGGGCTACTGCTGGTGATCGCCATTCTGCTGCTGGTCAACACCCTGCAGCGCCGGCGCCAGTTGCAGCGTGCTGCCGAGGTATCGCCCAATCCAATGCTGGTGCCGCTCAACCGGCTGACGTGGCAGCAGTTCGAGCTGCTGGTCAGCCAGGCGTTCCGCCATCGCGGCTATCTGGTTGGCAGCGAAGGCAAGCGGGCTCCAGATGGCGCCAGCAACATGGTGCTGCGCAAGTCAGGCGAGTATTTCCTCGTCCACTGTCTGGAATGGCGCTCGCCGTCCATTGAAGTCACGACGGCGCGCGAGTTGCACAACCAGGTGCGCGCCCGGCATGCTGCGGGGGGCTTCATCGTTACCACCGGCCAATTCACCCGTGAAACGCTGGCGTTTGCCAGCGGGCGCAATCTGCAGTTGATCGACGGCGCGACGCTGCGCGAGATGCTCAACGACACTGCCGGTCTGCCCACCGGCGTACCGACCACCATCATCACGATCGGCCAGCCCAGCGAAGCACCGCCGGTGGCTGCGCACCGTTAG
- a CDS encoding electron transfer flavoprotein subunit alpha/FixB family protein produces the protein MANLVIAEHDHGSLKAATLNVISAAAAIGGDVHVLVAGNNAGAAATAAAQVAGVSKVLHADGAAHANLLPENAAAQIVAVAGSYSHILAPATAYGKSVAPRVAALLDKAQISDIIKVVDADTFVRPIYAGNAYATVKSSDSVKIITVRGTAFAAAATTGGSGAVESVAAVADIGVASFVSAEITKSERPELTAAKIIVSGGRGLGSGEKYREVLTPLADKLNAAMGASRAAVDAGFVPNDYQVGQTGKIVAPELYVAVGISGAIQHLAGMKDSKVIVAINKDPDAPIFSVADYGLVADLFEAVPQLTSQL, from the coding sequence ATGGCTAATCTCGTTATTGCAGAACACGATCACGGCTCGCTCAAAGCAGCAACGCTCAACGTCATCTCGGCCGCAGCGGCGATCGGTGGCGATGTGCATGTGCTGGTGGCCGGCAACAACGCGGGCGCAGCTGCAACCGCCGCAGCGCAAGTCGCTGGCGTCAGCAAGGTGCTGCATGCCGACGGTGCCGCGCATGCCAATCTGCTGCCAGAAAACGCAGCGGCGCAGATCGTCGCCGTCGCTGGCAGCTACAGCCACATCCTCGCCCCCGCTACTGCGTACGGCAAGAGCGTTGCACCACGCGTGGCAGCCCTCCTCGACAAGGCGCAGATCAGCGACATCATCAAGGTCGTGGACGCTGACACCTTTGTGCGGCCGATTTACGCAGGCAACGCCTACGCGACGGTCAAATCGTCGGACAGCGTGAAGATCATCACCGTGCGTGGTACCGCGTTCGCTGCAGCAGCTACGACTGGCGGTAGTGGTGCCGTCGAAAGCGTCGCTGCGGTTGCTGATATCGGCGTCGCAAGCTTCGTCTCGGCTGAAATCACCAAGAGCGAACGCCCCGAGCTGACCGCCGCCAAGATCATCGTGTCCGGTGGCCGTGGCCTGGGTTCTGGCGAGAAATACCGCGAGGTACTGACACCGCTGGCCGACAAGCTCAACGCCGCCATGGGCGCCTCGCGCGCCGCCGTTGACGCGGGCTTTGTGCCGAACGATTACCAAGTCGGTCAGACCGGCAAGATTGTGGCACCGGAGCTCTACGTCGCGGTCGGGATCAGCGGCGCGATCCAGCATCTCGCGGGCATGAAGGATTCGAAAGTCATCGTCGCCATCAACAAGGACCCGGACGCGCCGATCTTCAGCGTGGCCGACTATGGCCTGGTGGCGGACCTCTTTGAGGCCGTGCCGCAGTTGACCAGCCAGCTCTAG
- a CDS encoding ankyrin repeat domain-containing protein, whose product MSEPRNTNNARSDALVDAYRQASAHDDARPSPRVRDAVLAHARVVAQSNSGHAAAKSGDLRAMPEAIVIRPAANDRAWYWRAAAGLVLGIAGVWMYRLTTQPAPESAVAAASAPAAASPAASEKAARDGSDGANAAISANTAQPVAASAAAPTPAAAPPAEAQIAVAGATSTDRAAMGGATSAARDTAPATVLPAKRESAEDLMAFNVGRARADSEAGRAKVKADEPVIALAKPVPSAAPVIPAAPPAPPAPAAPVMAARTPQPFPASPAATAPPAEDAVALAELAKRSTAARAAKTEQPAAATTDAAIASGVAASGALARNERTEPRAEARAKAVSEQTMAVATAPAAAPAAPAAAAGAAPPPMPAAAAPARIGDLTPPMQQGMANVALFSALRSGQVESVRSAIARGANVNARDDRGRTPLQIAREGNQTEIVRVLEAAGAK is encoded by the coding sequence ATGAGCGAGCCACGCAATACCAACAACGCGCGCTCGGATGCGCTCGTCGACGCCTACCGTCAGGCCAGCGCGCACGACGACGCGCGCCCGAGCCCACGCGTGCGCGATGCAGTGCTGGCCCACGCGCGCGTTGTCGCTCAGTCGAACAGTGGTCACGCGGCTGCCAAGTCCGGTGACCTGCGCGCGATGCCGGAAGCCATCGTCATCCGCCCGGCCGCGAACGACCGGGCGTGGTACTGGCGCGCAGCGGCCGGGCTGGTGCTCGGCATTGCTGGTGTCTGGATGTACCGGCTTACGACGCAACCCGCCCCCGAGTCAGCAGTCGCTGCAGCGAGTGCGCCGGCGGCCGCGTCCCCGGCAGCGAGCGAGAAAGCAGCGCGCGATGGCAGCGACGGCGCCAACGCGGCCATCTCTGCCAACACGGCGCAACCCGTCGCAGCGAGCGCCGCAGCACCGACACCGGCCGCCGCACCACCGGCAGAGGCGCAAATCGCTGTCGCTGGTGCCACCAGCACGGATCGCGCCGCGATGGGTGGCGCCACGTCGGCCGCACGCGATACCGCGCCCGCTACGGTCCTGCCAGCGAAACGGGAGAGCGCAGAAGACCTGATGGCGTTCAACGTCGGCCGTGCCCGCGCTGACAGCGAGGCCGGTCGCGCCAAGGTGAAAGCGGATGAGCCAGTCATTGCGCTGGCGAAACCTGTCCCGAGCGCAGCCCCGGTCATTCCTGCGGCGCCACCGGCACCGCCGGCACCTGCCGCACCTGTCATGGCGGCTCGTACTCCGCAGCCGTTCCCGGCCTCGCCGGCCGCCACCGCGCCCCCCGCGGAAGACGCGGTCGCGTTGGCCGAATTGGCCAAGCGCAGCACCGCCGCCCGGGCGGCCAAAACCGAGCAGCCAGCAGCAGCGACGACTGACGCAGCAATCGCCAGCGGAGTCGCCGCGTCCGGGGCGCTTGCACGTAACGAGCGCACCGAACCGCGTGCAGAGGCACGTGCAAAAGCAGTTTCCGAACAGACGATGGCGGTCGCAACGGCACCCGCTGCTGCGCCTGCCGCCCCGGCAGCGGCAGCGGGCGCTGCTCCGCCACCAATGCCTGCGGCCGCAGCGCCAGCGCGTATCGGTGACTTGACGCCACCGATGCAACAAGGCATGGCCAACGTGGCGCTGTTCTCGGCGCTGCGTTCAGGTCAGGTTGAATCGGTACGCAGCGCCATCGCGCGCGGCGCCAATGTCAATGCCCGCGATGATCGCGGCCGCACACCGCTACAGATCGCGCGGGAAGGTAATCAGACGGAGATTGTGCGCGTGCTGGAGGCTGCTGGCGCCAAGTAG